A stretch of the Dyella telluris genome encodes the following:
- a CDS encoding DUF3247 family protein — translation MGQFANYVYTDPVSIRHLEDLVDQLPTNGHVVLQLTDGTIHDGVVCERPNVQVFRDPQQNEGINGVVRLERPDVPDWTCYVWLGDIHHVEHLDSTMGSET, via the coding sequence ATGGGGCAATTTGCCAACTACGTGTACACGGACCCGGTCAGCATCCGCCATCTGGAAGATCTGGTCGATCAATTACCGACCAATGGCCATGTGGTCCTGCAGCTCACGGACGGCACCATCCACGATGGCGTGGTGTGCGAGCGGCCGAACGTGCAGGTGTTCCGCGACCCGCAGCAGAACGAAGGCATCAACGGCGTGGTCCGGCTGGAACGGCCGGACGTACCCGACTGGACCTGCTATGTGTGGCTGGGCGACATCCATCACGTGGAACACCTCGATTCCACCATGGGCAGCGAAACCTGA